The Flammeovirga agarivorans DNA window CAAATAGTTTTACTTCATTTAAATCTTTATTCATTTTTTGTTTTACCTCAAAAATAAATAAGGGAAGGTTCCACCATTTTAATCCAAGAAGTTTGATGATTTCTTTAGCAGGTAGGTTTTGAAAATCACTAAGTTCTAATTGATCATTTTTTAGTCGATATTTTGATGATAATTGAGTGACAATTTTAGTAACTAAAGTCAACGAATCTGCGATTGTTCCATCAAAATCAAAAACTATTGTAATTTTATTCCTCATGTTGATAAAATAATTTAAGTTCGCAATATGATCAAAATAAATTTGCCAATTCATATTAAGATTGGGTTGCTTGGGACGTTTTTGATTCCTCTTTTTTTTATCAATATAAGTGTAGGGTCATCCGATATTTCATTACATCATATCATTAATTATTTAATAGGTAATGAAACATCTAAGGGTATAGAGAACATACTTTCTTTAATTAGAATTCCGAAGGCAATTGTAGCAATTTTATCAGGAGTTGCTTTAAGCATTGCTGGATTATTGATGCAAGCTTTGTTTAGAAACCCAATGGCAGGACCATCTGTATTAGGAATTAATTCTGGTGCATCTTTGGGTGTTGCATTTATTTCTTTAGCATCTGGAATGGGTGTCGGTATCGATACTGTAAAATATATGAGTGGGTTTGGTGCTTGGATGACAATTTTTGCTTCATCATTAGGAGCGTCACTTGTAATGTTGGTTATATTAGTTATTGCTCATAAAGTGAAAGATAATGTAGCCCTTTTGATTGTTGGAATTATGGTTGGAGCATTAGCTTCTGCCTTAGTTGGAGTGGCTCAGTATTTTAGTCATCCGGATCAATTGCAAGAGTACTTACTTTGGACTTTTGGTAGTTTAGGGGGGATTGTTTATGAACAAATTTTTGTTCTTTCGATCATAGTGTTATTGGGTGTTTTGGTTAGTTTATATCTTTGTAAATCAATGAATTTGATGTTATTGGGAGAGACCTATGCAGTAAGTATGGGGTTGTCTATTCAGAAATATAGAATTCTAAGTATAGTCGCAGCAAGCCTTTTAGCAGGAAGTGTTACGGGTTTTTGCGGGCCCATAGGTTTTATTGGTATAGCTGCACCACATCTTGCCCGAGTTTTTATCAAATCTTCTGATCATTTTAAACTCTTACCCATAAGTGCTTTTATTGGAGCAGGAGGAATGTTGATCTGTGATGTTTTCTCTCACATTAGTCAATCAGGAGTAGTACTACCTATTAATTCAATCACATCATTGATTGGAGCTCCTATTGTAATAATTGCCATGATTAAAGGACGTAAATAATGAATATCGTAGAGGTTCAAGATTTAACTACTGGTTATTCTTCTAAAAATGGAGATAAAGTTATTGGACAATATCCTTCATTACAGTTAGAGAAAGGAGATTTTGTAGCGTTAATTGGAAAGAACGGGGTAGGTAAATCAACATTACTAAAAACACTATCAGGTGATATATCACCATTAAAAGGTGAAGTAAAGATTTTGAATAAAAAGGTAGATGAATTATCCTCTTTAGATAAGTCCAAGCAAATTAGTTTTGTTTTATCTCAGGTACATTTTACTGGAAAGTTGTCCGTTAAAGATGTGGTGACTCTAGGAAGATACCCTTATGTGAATTGGTGGGGGAAGCTCTCTAAATCTGATAATGATATTGTTTTACAAGCGTTAGAAGATGTAGGAGCGATAGATTTTATTGATAGAGATGTAAATACATTATCAGATGGCGAACGACAAAAAGTGATGATTGCTAGAGCAATAGCTCAAGATACATCATTAATACTTTTAGATGAATCAACGGCACATCTTGACTTAATCAATAGAATTGAAATATTCCAATTATTGAAAAAGATTGCTAGAACACGAAATAAAGCAATATTACTATCTACGCATGAAGTTGAAATGTCTCTTCAAGTCGCTGATAAATTATGGATTTTGTCAGAAAATAAATGCATAGTGGGGACGCCAGATATGATCATTTCCAAAAATGATATTGGGAATGTTTTCAATACTGAGACCGTTGGTTTTGATACTCAAAATGGAGTTTTTAATTTTTGTGCTACTCACAAAAGTTTCTCTTTTGGCATAGAATTAGAGCCTAGTATTAATGATTACAACGGTGATCTTAATATAGAAAATAGAGTTTTATGGTTGAAAAGAAAGTTCCAATCAGAAGGTTGTTTTCTAACCAATGAAACTCCAGAAATAAAGATATCACTCAGTTATAAAAACGACATATTAGAGTGGGAAATTGAAGGGTTTGGTAAAGTAATAAAGATTCACGACCATAACAAAACAGACCTTTATAAAGAAGTAGTTTCCAATTTTATAATTTAACTAAGGATATTTTGAATTTTTTTTAATATTTCTCTTCTATATACTTATATTTGCTTAACTACTTGGGTTAAACATCAATTTTTTTAATTATAACCAAGATCTCATAATGGGGATTCTAAAAAGACTTCAACAGATTTCATTGATTTGTGTACTACTACTTTTAATAGTACAACCTTTAATATTTGCACAGAATGTAGAAATTCAAGGGGTTGTTCTTAATGAAGAACATACTTTCGTTTCCGCTGCTGTTGTTTATGTTGATGGTGAAAAAGTAGCCACTACAAATGCTAAAGGGCAATTTTCTTTTGCCATAGATAAAAATAAAAAAATCAATACTCTTAATGTGATTAAGAGAGGATACAAGATGCAAACTTGGGCAACAAATGGTCCGGGTAAAATTCAAGTATTACTTTCTAATGCTCCTGTTTTTATTAATGGTACAGTAAAACAAGGTGGTATTCCAATTGGAGAGAAATTAATTAAGATTGGTGGGCAACCATTTCCAGCCGTTAAAACGAATAAAAGTGGTAAGTTCCAACTAAGAGTAAACAAAGACTTTAAGGTGAAAACATCAACAGTATTCTTAGTTGATGGAGATCCTGTAAAGTCAAATCAATACCATTATTCTAAGCAGTTAAATATTGTAACAATTAATCTTCCTGGTAAGATTAAGGAAAAGCCAGCATTAGCTAAGAATGAAAAGACAAATGTTCAAAAGGATGAGCCTACTCCGGACCCTAATTCTACAGTTGTTGTAGAAGATATAGAGATTTCTCCAATCTTGGTTGTAGTGGTATATGATGAAGATATTTCTCCTGCAGATAGTCTATTGGTCAACATCAATGAACAAGAATTTCTTACAGATCAGAATGGTGAATTTGAAGTCTACGCCGATTCTTTGAATGAGAATAGTTTATTGATTAACGATTATGATATCGTAAAAACAAAATATGATTATGAGGATAATTATATGTTTGTTTATATATCAAGTGACGAAGGTTTAGAAAGCCAAGGAGAAACAAATATTGAGTATTCTGAAAACTTCCAAACTGTTTTCAATACGCTTGAAGCAGAAAAACAAATCCTTCAAGAAACAGGTGTCTCTTTAAGAAAAGAAATTCAAAAAATTGCTGCCAAATTAGAGAAAGACCATGATGTAAAGAGCCAAAAGGCGTTAGAGTCTTATTTAATGAGACTTCAGAATTCATTAATTGAAAACGAATTGGCCTATGAGGATGCTCAATATAAGACAAATCAAATGATGGAGAGAATGCGTTCTCAGATTAGCCAACAAACTTCTACCATCGAGCAAATCGAAGGAGAGAAGGAAGAGGTGGAAACAGAACGTATGTTATATTTCATCATTGCAGCAATTTCTTTAATCTTAATTTTCATTTTCTATAAGAACCTTCAAAAGATGAAGGAGCAAAGAGATGATTTAAAAGAGATTTCTGAACGTTTAGCAAAAGCTAATGATGAGGTAGTTAAATCACATGAAGAGATGCTTTCTGTAAAAGATATTGGTCAGAAGTTTACATCTACATTGGATTTTGAAAACCACATGATTGAACTTCAAGAAAGTGTCAATGAACTAGTTCCTGCACCTACCTTTGGTATTGGTGTCTTTAATAAACTTCAAAGAAGATTGGAATTCAGAAATCAAATTTCTGATAATGGTACAGATCCTTATTATACAGAATCAATTGATAATGCATACAGCTTAGCGGCATGGTGTTTTAACAATGAGATCGAGTTGATCATAAACGACTACGATAAGGAAAATACATTATATATTCCTCAAAAGAAGACGAATGTAGTATCTCCAAATAAATCATTAATCTATATGCCATTAATGATTGATATGAGTGTTGTTGGTGTTATCACTATTCAAGCTCCAGAGGTAAATCAATATCAAGAATTAAATATTTCGATATTAAAATCATTAGCTTCTTATGCTTCAATTGCGGTTTCAAATTATACTGCATACAAGGAGTTGAAAGAAAAGAATAAGAGTATCACTGATAGTATGCGTTATGCAAAGACTATTCAGAGTGCGATCTTACCATCAAGAAAATTATTATCAGAATCATTTAAAGATTATTTCTTGCTTTATAGATCTAAAGAGATCGTATCAGGTGATTTCTACTGGTATAAAGAAAAAATGATTGACGGTAAATTAAGAAAATATATTGCCGTTGTTGACTGTACTGGTCATGGTGTTCCGGGTGCATTCATGTCAATGATTGGTAGTGCATTGTTAAATGATATTGTCTCTACCAAAACCGTTACACAAACTGATGAAATCTTGAACATGCTAAATGAAGGTGTGAAAGAATCATTACGTCAAGAAGAATCATTAAATGATGATGGTATGGATATCGCTTTAATCTGTATCGAATCTGAAACAGAAGATAAAGTAAATATTCAATTTACTGGTGCAAAAAGACCAATTATGATCTTTGATCACCTAGAGAAAAAACTTAATGTAGTTAATGGTGATTCTAAGTCTATAGGTTATTCTACTAGAAAAGAAAAGAACTTCTCTAACCATCAGATTTCATTAAATAAGAATGATATTATTTATCTGACTTCAGATGGTTACGTTGATCAAAATAACTTATCAAGAAGAAAGATTGGTTCAATTAAACTAAAAGAGATTCTAGAGCAAAATGCTACTATGGCAATGACAGAGCAGAAAGAATATCTATTAAACTTCCTGAAAGATCACAGAAAAGGAGGTATTGAACAAAGAGATGATATTACCATAATGGGTATTAAAGTATAAATAAAAAGGCCTTTCCAAATAAATGGAAAGGCCTTTTTTATATATAGTCTCTTACAGACTTGGTTTAGTATTTAGTAAGAGAAGTTATGCAACATAATTGGCATTACTAGCATCAAAACATCCTCGTTTTCTGGTTGATCTTCTGGAACGATCAGACCTGCCATACCTGGCTCAGAAAGACGTAAAGTGATTCTGTCTGATGAGATGTTATTTAAGATCTCGATTAGAAACTTAGCATTGAATCCAATCTCTAAATCTTCACCATCATGCTCACAGAATAAACGTTCTTTTGCTTCGTTTGAGAAGTCTAAATCCTCAGCAGAAACAAACAATTCATTGTCTTGAATCTTGAAACGAACTTGGTTAGTTGTTTTGTTAGCATAGATAACGATACGCTTCAAGCAACCTAATAAAGCTTGTCTGTCAAGAGTAACAAGGTTAGAGTTGTTTAATGGAATTACGTTCTCATAATCTGGGAAACGTTCATCAATTAAACGAGAGATCAAACGCATAGATTCAAATGTGAATACAGCATATTGGTCGTTAAACTCTAATGATACCGTTTTTTCGTCAGAAGGAAGGATGTTCTTCAACTGAGTAAGTGCTTTCTTACCCATGATGATTGGTTCCATCATACCCTCAACTTGAATATCGTTTCTTCTATAACGTACAAGTCTGTGTGAGTCTGTAGCGACAAAGTCAGAATGGTCTTCAGTAAGGTTGAAGAAAACACCATTCATGTTTGGCTTCATGTCATCATTACTAGTAGCGAATAGAGTATATCCGATTGCATCAACAAGAGCATCACTACTCATTGTTAAGGCATTTGACATATTTAAGTTAGGGTTTGCAGGGTAGTCTTCTGCATTTTCACCCGCTAATTTATATCTACCATTATCTGATGCAATTTCAATTGTATATGTATCAAAATCAATTGAAAAAGTAACAGGTTGTTCTGGTAAATTTTTAAGCGTATCCGTTAGCATTTTTGCTGGGATTGCTACGTTTCCATCGGAATCAGCTTCAACATTTACTTCAGATATAATGGTTGTATGCATATCTGAAGCTGTGATTCTTAAAAGGCCACCTTGGATTTCAAATAAGAAATTCTCCAAGATTGGCATTGTTGGATTATTTGGAATTACGCCATTTAACATCTGAATCTGTTTCAGAATAGTTGACGTTGATGCAGTGAATTTCATTCTATTATTTCTTTATTTAGAGAATCCTAATTTTTGTCTAACAATTGCCATTTTTGCTTTGGCCAATTCTTTTACTTTTTCTTCACCTTTTACAAGTTCTTTTTCGATTTCGTCGGTGTTTTCCATGTAGAAATCAAACTTTTCTCTTGCAGTAGCATATTTTTCTAAGATTAAGTTTAATAAGGCAGTTTTTGCATGGCCATAACCATAATTTCCACCTTCATAATTTCCTCTCATCTCAGCGATTTGTTCTTCTGTAGCTAATAGCTTGTAAAGAGCAAATACGTTACAAGTATCAGGGTTTTTAGGCTCTTCTAGTGGAGTAGAGTCTGTCTGAATTCCCATTACTTGTTTCTTTAATTGCTTTTTTGGTAAGAAAATATCGATGACATTACCGTATGACTTACTCATTTTTGATCCGTCTGTACCAGGAATTGTCATCAATTGTTCGTTAATAACAGCTTCAGGCATTACAAATGTATCGCCATATTGTCTGTTAAATGCTGCACAAATATCTCTTGTGATTTCCAAATGCTGTTTTTGGTCTTTTCCTACAGGTACCTTTTCTGCATCATATAAAATGATATCACAGGCCATAAGTACAGGGTAAGTAAATAAACCAGCATTGACATCACTCAATTTGTCTGCTTTATCCTTAAAAGAGTGAGCATTCGCCAACATTGGATATGGAGTTAAACAGCTTAAGTACCAAGTTAACTCACAAACTTCTGGAATTCTTGACTGTCTGTAGAAGATATTTTTATCTGTGTCTAGACCTAGGGCAAGCCATACAGCAGCAGTAGCATACACATTATTTCTTCTTTCATCTCCATCCTTGATTGTAGTCATTGAATGTAGGTCTGCTATAAATAAGAAAGATTCTTTTTCGTCAGCATTACCCATTTCAATAGCAGGTTGGATTGCACCCAAAACATTTCCTAAATGTTGTCTTCCTGAGCTTTGTACTCCTGTTAAAATTCTTGCCATTCTCTAATATTAGTGACGTATCTTTTAAGATTAATAATCAAGCTTCAAAAATAGTAAAAAATTGTATCTAAAGACACTTATTTGATGATATTAAAATGCAAGAAATACAAAAAAATGGTGATATTAAGCATTGTTCAACAATGTAGAATTCAGCTAAATTCGGACTAGGAAATAAAGGGGAAATATATCAAAACATAAGACATTAATATTATGGCACTTATAAAACCAGTAAAGGGTGTTTCACCAATAATTGGAGAGAATTGTTTTTTAGCTGACAATGCAACTGTAGTAGGGGACGTAACAATGGGTAAAGATTGTAGCGTTTGGTTTAGTGCGGTTGTAAGAGGTGATGTAAATAAAATTACAATTGGAGATAAATGTAATATTCAAGATGGTGCAGTAATTCATTGTACCTATCAGACCTCTGCTACTATTTTAGGTAATAATGTTTCTATTGGACATAATGCCTTGGTACATGGTTGTACAATACATGACAATGTATTAGTTGGAATGGGAGCGATTGTAATGGATGATGCTGTCGTTGAAGAAAATGTGTTAATAGCAGCAGGAGCAGTTGTTTTACAAAACGCTAGATTAGAATCTGGTTATTTATATGCAGGTATCCCAGCAAAAAAAATTAAACCACTAGATGATAAATTGAAAGCTGTATTTGAAAGAACTGCCAACAATTATGTGATGTATAGTAGCTGGTTTGATGAAGAAGAAACTAAATAATATAAAAAAACGGTAAGTAGGGGAAACTACTTACCGTTTTAATATATCTGAGAATAATTTCTTATTCGTCATGTAGCCATTCTTTCTTGGCAGTAAGTTCTTCTTCAGTTTCTCTGTAATCCGGATCGTCTACACAACAATCAACTGGACATACAGCAGCACATTGTGGCTCTTCATGGAAACCAATACATTCAGTACATTTATCAGGGACGATATAGTAGAACTCATCAGAAACAGGTTCTTGCTCTTCATCGCCTGGAATAGAAGATCCATCCTCTAATTCAACTGATTGTAATTCAGTTCCTCCACCCCAAGTCCATTCAACACCGCCTTCATAGATTGCAGTGTTTGGGCATTCTGGTTCACATGCCCCACAGTTGATACATTCGTCGGTGATAATAATCGCCATATCCTATATTCTATGTTTAAAAAGCGTCAGTTCGGTTAGTGGTTCGCTAACATTTCTTGTTGACGTCTTGTTTGATACACAACTTAAAAATAAGCCAATTGTTTAGCTTACTGTTACACAAAGTTGCTAACTCAAATTTTCAAATGCAATAGTCTACTAAATTTAAGGGGTAAAAAAGTGCAGTTTAGAACCATTATATTATCATTTATTATAGATTCATAACTTTTAGTTATAACTGTTCGTCTTGGCGAAATACAATTTGCGTTAGTACTTTTTAGGGATCAATTTGTGAAATATGCTCATTTGGGAACTTTTTATTAAAACTTATTTATGAAAAGTTAAAATTATTAACTAATATTAATTAGTTGAACTATTCAAAAAACCTATTCAAACCTTTGTTGTATGCTTAAACTGAAAAACACCTTATTTATTCTATTCATCGCAGTATTTGTGTTCTCTTGTTCTGACGATGAAGATTCGGGACCAAATTACAACACTTCGCCAGTAGCTGCAGATTGTAAACTTTCATCTTATGTTTATTCGGCTTCTGTAGATAGTTCTGATGTAAACTTTCAGGATTTTGTAAATCGTAAAACTTATACTTACCAAGAAGAGCAACTTGTCTCTTACTCTGACCAAATTAACTACAGTTTCCTTGATACAACAGGTAACACACAAAGTATTGAGCAAGAAGTAGAGTATTCGTTTGAGTATTCTGGTAATGAGTTAACTAGGGTACTTATTGGGAGTGACGAAATTTTGTCTGTTACTTATCTTGATGGTAAGCCTCATATGCTTTCAGCTGAAGCAGTTGATGGTAGTGTTCTTGAATTTGTATTTGGTTATGATGAACAAAATAGAATCAAATACATCTATAACAGAGAAGACGAAAATTCTGACATTGAAGAAGTAGATCACTATGAATTCTCTTACAATGGTGATAGTGATGTATTAGAATTTAGCTATATCGAAGATGGATTAGCCGTTTTAATTAACGACTACCAATATGAAAATACAATGAGAAACCCAATGCAAGGTCTGGTTTTTTATATCATTTCTATTTTCGAAACTTCTTTCCAAAATGATGGATTTTTCTTTGGTGATGCATCAAGATTTAGCTCAAGTATTACTAAATTCTATAGAGTAAGTATCTATAATATCAACTCTGAAGCTTACGAAAGATCATCTTACATTGAAGGTGATTATAGCGAAGACATGGATTATGATAAAAATGAAAATAATTACCCAACAAGTGGTGTTTATAATTACAATATCAGTGAAGGTACTTCAGTAGCGATCAGTGAGACGTTCGGATACACGAATTGTCAGTAGTTATAGTTAATGCTTGTAAACGTATAGTTTAAGTGTTATATTTACAAATACACTTAAACTATACGCTTTTATGGAATTACTCATCGGTATTGTGTTAATAGCAATGCCAATATTATTTGCTATGGGATTGTTAGCATTTATGATGTCTGGTCCAAAGCCTCAAAAAGAAGTGCTTAAAGTGGAGAAAAAAGACGTTGATAAAGAGCAACAATTTGAAATAAAAAAAACGATTGCAGGATAATTGCAATCGTTTTTTTCTGTTTTAGAAGTTCGTCTTTTTATTCGCTTTTATCTTTCTTTTGATGAAGGCGATAGACAATACCTATATTTAATGCGTGTTTAAACTGAATAGCTTGACCAACTGTTCCATCTGATTTTTCTACAGCTACATCAGGATCATAAATTAATTGTGTAGCAAAGTTACAGCTTAACCAGTCGTTTACTTTCATATCTAATAAAAAGTCCCAGTTTACAACCCATTCGCCAAGTCTTGAGTATTCAGCAAACATATTGTAAGTACTTTGTAAAGTGACATTTTTTACGATTTCTTTTTTGATTCCCAATTTGAAATTAACACCATTTTGATTTCTAAAAGTTTCACCAGGTTCAAGACCATATTTTTCAGAAAAAACTGTGTCAGTAACGAAAGTCATACGATTACCTACAGGAGATAATGTTCCATACATCCAATCAAAAGGAGTGTAAGTAAGACCGGCATTTACATTTAAGTAGGCTGGAGCAAAGAAAGCAGAAATTTGATTTTTTGTCTCAATTTTCGTCGCATCATCTACAGTGTATTCATAACCGTCGTCAAATTGAGATCTGAAATCTCCTGATATTGTAGCTAAAAATTTAGGACTTATTTTATAACTATAATCACCTCCAATTACTAACTGGTCATCTGTTTTCTTTAAAGGGAAAGCAGTGCCATCTTGGTAGATCATTCCGTAAGCCATCTCAGTGTATAACCTTGTGATTGCTTTTTCAGTTTCTCTTTTGGCTTTATAATTTAATACTGCACCAAAAGAATATGAACTGGTACCACCACCTGACCAATTGACAAGACCAACGTTTGAAAAATTAAGACCAACTTGACCTTCAGAACTCCAATTTTTTGTTGAGTCGGCGGTCGTTGTTTGAGCATTAGCTGTAAATAGAGGAGTGAAAACAGCAAAAAGCAGACAGAAGGTTAAATTCTTATAGAATTTCATTTTAGCTTAGGATTAAAAAAATTAAAAATTGTAGCTACAAAAATGTAAAATTAGTTTCAAATATTAAATTTTGTTTAAACTTAATTTTACTATTATTTCGAAGTGAAACGGAATAAGATGAATAAAAAACAGTGCATTGTTAGTATTTATATAAAAGTCGTGTCTATAATCTGAGGTTTTTATAAAAAAGATGCTAAAAACTATAAGAATTAGGGTTTTCTAATGTAAACTGTATGGTTATTTTACTATTTTTGATAACACGTTAAAGTTTATCACTCAGAACTTTTAATCATTTTATATAGTCCATTTTGTAAATAGATAGATCAGATTTCTACTGTTTGTAAAGAAAAAATTATCTACCTAATATATCAATAAGCCTGTATGTTGTTTATGTGTGATATACATTCACCTTTTTCTGAAATACAATGAAAAGCATTCTCTTACTTTTACTATTATTTTCTACTTCATATAACTTTTCTGGTAAAGGAGAAATAGAATGGAAGTCTATGGAAAGTGCCATCGAAGCTTCTACATCAGATGATAAACCAATTTTTGTAGATGTTTATACCGATTGGTGTGGATGGTGTAAAATATTAGATAAGAAAACATTCCAAGATGATGAAGTCGTTCAATATGTAAAAGAGAATTATCATGCAGTGAAATTGAACCCAGAGAAAGATGGAAGTTTTACTTTTAAGGGAAAGACATTTACGAACGAATCGTATACGGACCAACATGAAATAAACAGTTATCCCGCAATTATCGTATTACATCCTAATGGGAAAGAGAAAGTTTTTATGGGGTATAAAGACACTAAAAGTTTCCTTGAAATTTTAAAAAAATACAAGCGTCAAGTTAATTAATTTGTATTTTAGAAAGATCAAATAAGTACAAAAATAGTATTAAGCTCAAAATCACAATATTAGAATATGTCTAAAAGAAAAAAAGCACTTTTTTTACCGGTGTTGTTAGTGGGGTTAGGGTTATTCGGATTTTCAATTTTAGCAAAAATTGAGGCCCCAGAGAATAGCAATAAAAATATTATCAAGAGAAGTTTAATCTTTACTGCTCTAAAACAAATACATTATAATACAGTAGAAATTGATGATGAATTTAGTGAAAATGCATATCATCAATACCTTAAAAATTTAGACCCAAATAAAAGATATTTTTTAAAATCAGATATCAGTAAATTCAATAAGTCTGAAGATAAATTAGATGATGAAGTAAAGAATACTGTAAGTACTGATTTGTATGAATTATCTGTAAAGATTTTTGAGCAAAGAAGAGGTGAAGTAGAAGCAATTACTGAGGAAATTCTTTCTAAACCTTTTGACTTTACTAAGAAAGAGACAATTCTATTCGATCGTGATGAAATGAAATTTCCTAAAAATGAGAAAGATCGTTACGACCGTTGGAGAAAGACACTTAAATATGCGGCATTGCTTAGAATGAACACTAAGCTAAAAGACCAAGAAAATAAGAAGAAAGCAGCTGAAGAAAAGGGAGAGTCCTTCGAACCCATTTCATATGAAGAGATGGAGGCAGATGTTAGAGAAAAAGTTCAAACTAACTACAAAGACGTTTTTGATTTCATCAAGAAGCAAGATGAAGAAGATCACTATGCTTTGTACTTAAATTCATTGATCTCAATTTATGGTCCGCATACTGAATATTTCCCACCAGAGAAAAAAGAACAATTTGACACAGAGATTTCAGGTCATTTTGAAGGTATCGGTGCTCGTCTACAACAAACAGGTGGAGAAGTAAAAGTAGTAAGCATTATTACAGGTTCTGCTTCATGGAAGCAAGGTGACTTAGAAGCAAATGATATTATTTTAAAAGTAGCCCAAGCTGAAGAAGATCCAGTTGATATTGGTGGTATGTCATTAAAAAATGCTATCAAATTGATCAAAGGGCCAAAAGGTACTGAAGTTCGATTAACAGTAAGAAAGCCCGATGGAAGAATCGTTGTTATTCCTATTATCAGAGATGTTGTAGTGATTGAAGAATCATATGCAAAATCAGCTGTTATTGAAGATAAAAATTCTGGAAAGAAGATTGGTTTGATTGATTTGCCAAGTTTCTACGTAGATTTCCAAG harbors:
- a CDS encoding FecCD family ABC transporter permease is translated as MIKINLPIHIKIGLLGTFLIPLFFINISVGSSDISLHHIINYLIGNETSKGIENILSLIRIPKAIVAILSGVALSIAGLLMQALFRNPMAGPSVLGINSGASLGVAFISLASGMGVGIDTVKYMSGFGAWMTIFASSLGASLVMLVILVIAHKVKDNVALLIVGIMVGALASALVGVAQYFSHPDQLQEYLLWTFGSLGGIVYEQIFVLSIIVLLGVLVSLYLCKSMNLMLLGETYAVSMGLSIQKYRILSIVAASLLAGSVTGFCGPIGFIGIAAPHLARVFIKSSDHFKLLPISAFIGAGGMLICDVFSHISQSGVVLPINSITSLIGAPIVIIAMIKGRK
- a CDS encoding ABC transporter ATP-binding protein, with translation MNIVEVQDLTTGYSSKNGDKVIGQYPSLQLEKGDFVALIGKNGVGKSTLLKTLSGDISPLKGEVKILNKKVDELSSLDKSKQISFVLSQVHFTGKLSVKDVVTLGRYPYVNWWGKLSKSDNDIVLQALEDVGAIDFIDRDVNTLSDGERQKVMIARAIAQDTSLILLDESTAHLDLINRIEIFQLLKKIARTRNKAILLSTHEVEMSLQVADKLWILSENKCIVGTPDMIISKNDIGNVFNTETVGFDTQNGVFNFCATHKSFSFGIELEPSINDYNGDLNIENRVLWLKRKFQSEGCFLTNETPEIKISLSYKNDILEWEIEGFGKVIKIHDHNKTDLYKEVVSNFII
- a CDS encoding GAF domain-containing SpoIIE family protein phosphatase; its protein translation is MGILKRLQQISLICVLLLLIVQPLIFAQNVEIQGVVLNEEHTFVSAAVVYVDGEKVATTNAKGQFSFAIDKNKKINTLNVIKRGYKMQTWATNGPGKIQVLLSNAPVFINGTVKQGGIPIGEKLIKIGGQPFPAVKTNKSGKFQLRVNKDFKVKTSTVFLVDGDPVKSNQYHYSKQLNIVTINLPGKIKEKPALAKNEKTNVQKDEPTPDPNSTVVVEDIEISPILVVVVYDEDISPADSLLVNINEQEFLTDQNGEFEVYADSLNENSLLINDYDIVKTKYDYEDNYMFVYISSDEGLESQGETNIEYSENFQTVFNTLEAEKQILQETGVSLRKEIQKIAAKLEKDHDVKSQKALESYLMRLQNSLIENELAYEDAQYKTNQMMERMRSQISQQTSTIEQIEGEKEEVETERMLYFIIAAISLILIFIFYKNLQKMKEQRDDLKEISERLAKANDEVVKSHEEMLSVKDIGQKFTSTLDFENHMIELQESVNELVPAPTFGIGVFNKLQRRLEFRNQISDNGTDPYYTESIDNAYSLAAWCFNNEIELIINDYDKENTLYIPQKKTNVVSPNKSLIYMPLMIDMSVVGVITIQAPEVNQYQELNISILKSLASYASIAVSNYTAYKELKEKNKSITDSMRYAKTIQSAILPSRKLLSESFKDYFLLYRSKEIVSGDFYWYKEKMIDGKLRKYIAVVDCTGHGVPGAFMSMIGSALLNDIVSTKTVTQTDEILNMLNEGVKESLRQEESLNDDGMDIALICIESETEDKVNIQFTGAKRPIMIFDHLEKKLNVVNGDSKSIGYSTRKEKNFSNHQISLNKNDIIYLTSDGYVDQNNLSRRKIGSIKLKEILEQNATMAMTEQKEYLLNFLKDHRKGGIEQRDDITIMGIKV
- the dnaN gene encoding DNA polymerase III subunit beta, with amino-acid sequence MKFTASTSTILKQIQMLNGVIPNNPTMPILENFLFEIQGGLLRITASDMHTTIISEVNVEADSDGNVAIPAKMLTDTLKNLPEQPVTFSIDFDTYTIEIASDNGRYKLAGENAEDYPANPNLNMSNALTMSSDALVDAIGYTLFATSNDDMKPNMNGVFFNLTEDHSDFVATDSHRLVRYRRNDIQVEGMMEPIIMGKKALTQLKNILPSDEKTVSLEFNDQYAVFTFESMRLISRLIDERFPDYENVIPLNNSNLVTLDRQALLGCLKRIVIYANKTTNQVRFKIQDNELFVSAEDLDFSNEAKERLFCEHDGEDLEIGFNAKFLIEILNNISSDRITLRLSEPGMAGLIVPEDQPENEDVLMLVMPIMLHNFSY
- the trpS gene encoding tryptophan--tRNA ligase, whose protein sequence is MARILTGVQSSGRQHLGNVLGAIQPAIEMGNADEKESFLFIADLHSMTTIKDGDERRNNVYATAAVWLALGLDTDKNIFYRQSRIPEVCELTWYLSCLTPYPMLANAHSFKDKADKLSDVNAGLFTYPVLMACDIILYDAEKVPVGKDQKQHLEITRDICAAFNRQYGDTFVMPEAVINEQLMTIPGTDGSKMSKSYGNVIDIFLPKKQLKKQVMGIQTDSTPLEEPKNPDTCNVFALYKLLATEEQIAEMRGNYEGGNYGYGHAKTALLNLILEKYATAREKFDFYMENTDEIEKELVKGEEKVKELAKAKMAIVRQKLGFSK
- a CDS encoding gamma carbonic anhydrase family protein; translation: MALIKPVKGVSPIIGENCFLADNATVVGDVTMGKDCSVWFSAVVRGDVNKITIGDKCNIQDGAVIHCTYQTSATILGNNVSIGHNALVHGCTIHDNVLVGMGAIVMDDAVVEENVLIAAGAVVLQNARLESGYLYAGIPAKKIKPLDDKLKAVFERTANNYVMYSSWFDEEETK